One Deltaproteobacteria bacterium DNA segment encodes these proteins:
- a CDS encoding WYL domain-containing protein: MSQLQERVRRALLLVPLVAQRPEGIPIEELAGRLGIEAEALAEELDFLLMVGRPPFSPADFLDLYLEAGRVHADLSLSLDRPLRLTHDEALALAVGAQTVLHRAGPEFAAQVEGALSRLEAAMSDAERARYLEARERIRAGAMDGAGGDLHAILAAAIMARQAVTIDYFSAHRDARRERVVHPYGLYSEKGDWYLVAGDPEAPPAAGAGEEHDPYKVFRLDRMGEARPAGEAGAFEVPEGILDSLRSRGLLRSAADAVARVRVGPQKARFAAEQVAAESCTFADDGSVEIVFPLASAEWVSAWVLSFAPHARVLAPEALAQKVREDARRALARHR; encoded by the coding sequence GTGAGCCAGCTCCAGGAGCGGGTGCGCCGGGCCCTCCTGCTGGTGCCGCTGGTGGCGCAGCGGCCGGAGGGCATCCCCATCGAGGAGCTCGCCGGGCGCCTGGGGATCGAGGCCGAGGCGCTGGCCGAGGAGCTCGACTTCCTCCTGATGGTGGGGCGCCCGCCCTTCTCTCCGGCGGACTTCCTCGATCTCTACCTCGAGGCGGGGAGGGTGCACGCCGACCTCTCCCTCTCCCTCGACCGGCCCCTGCGCCTCACCCACGACGAGGCCCTCGCCCTGGCGGTGGGCGCCCAGACGGTGCTGCACCGCGCCGGCCCGGAGTTCGCCGCGCAGGTCGAGGGCGCCCTCTCCCGCCTGGAGGCGGCGATGAGCGACGCCGAGCGCGCGCGCTACCTCGAGGCCCGCGAGCGGATCCGCGCCGGGGCGATGGACGGCGCCGGCGGCGACCTCCACGCGATCCTCGCCGCGGCGATCATGGCGCGGCAGGCGGTGACCATCGACTACTTCTCGGCCCACCGCGACGCGCGCCGCGAGCGGGTGGTGCACCCCTACGGCCTCTACTCGGAGAAGGGCGACTGGTACCTGGTCGCGGGCGACCCCGAGGCCCCGCCGGCCGCCGGGGCCGGGGAGGAGCACGACCCCTACAAGGTCTTCCGCCTCGACCGCATGGGCGAGGCGCGACCCGCGGGCGAGGCCGGGGCCTTCGAGGTCCCCGAGGGCATCCTCGATTCCCTCCGCTCGCGCGGCCTCCTGCGCAGCGCCGCCGACGCGGTGGCCCGGGTCCGGGTGGGCCCACAGAAGGCGCGCTTCGCCGCCGAGCAGGTCGCCGCCGAGAGCTGCACCTTCGCCGACGACGGCTCGGTGGAGATCGTCTTCCCCCTGGCCTCGGCCGAGTGGGTCAGCGCCTGGGTGCTCTCCTTCGCGCCCCACGCCCGGGTGCTCGCCCCCGAGGCGCTGGCGCAGAAGGTCCGGGAGGACGCGCGCCGGGCCCTGGCCCGTCACCGCTGA
- a CDS encoding WYL domain-containing protein, translating into MDRAERLLDLITLFLARREPIAFRELRDHFEDYSKVALDSALRKFERDKAELLELGLPLRYHEPSEADDEGGYLLSREEYFLPELELTPVELSFLSVAGAAAQDMEGFPWKAQVTRALEKIGFATTGTGAESPLSGRLAVHSRPRGEPGRVGQAFALLQDAIARRKRVSFTYHALYRDEVRQREVEPHGLYCRDGAWTLRAHCLLRREPRSFLLDRMEALSVNDAKPKSPDFEAPAALDLARLARERAWSWGEGEPETVRVALERRQAPRARRLFGEEARLTPAADGAVEVELEARFLEPLIEQLLSLRDAVAVIEPESLRAELRARLEALT; encoded by the coding sequence ATGGATCGCGCCGAACGGCTCCTCGACCTGATCACCCTCTTCCTCGCCCGCCGCGAGCCCATCGCCTTCCGCGAGCTGCGCGACCACTTCGAGGACTACTCGAAGGTCGCCCTCGACTCGGCGCTGCGGAAGTTCGAGCGGGACAAGGCCGAGCTGCTCGAGCTGGGCCTGCCCCTGCGCTACCACGAGCCCTCCGAGGCCGACGACGAGGGCGGCTACCTCCTCTCGCGGGAGGAGTACTTCCTGCCCGAGCTCGAGCTGACGCCGGTGGAGCTCTCCTTCCTCTCGGTGGCCGGCGCGGCGGCGCAGGACATGGAGGGCTTCCCCTGGAAGGCCCAGGTCACCCGCGCCCTCGAGAAGATCGGCTTCGCCACCACCGGCACCGGCGCCGAGAGCCCCCTCTCCGGCCGGCTGGCCGTGCACTCGCGCCCCCGGGGGGAGCCCGGGAGGGTGGGGCAGGCCTTCGCCCTCCTCCAGGACGCCATCGCCCGCCGCAAGCGGGTGAGCTTCACCTACCACGCCCTCTACCGGGACGAGGTGCGGCAGCGCGAGGTCGAGCCCCACGGCCTCTACTGCCGGGACGGCGCCTGGACCCTGCGGGCCCACTGCCTGCTGCGGCGCGAGCCGCGCTCCTTCCTCCTCGATCGGATGGAGGCGCTCTCGGTGAACGACGCGAAGCCGAAGAGCCCCGACTTCGAGGCCCCCGCGGCGCTGGACCTCGCCCGCCTCGCGCGGGAGCGGGCCTGGAGCTGGGGCGAGGGGGAGCCCGAGACCGTCCGCGTCGCGCTGGAGCGCCGGCAGGCGCCCCGGGCCCGCCGCCTCTTCGGCGAGGAGGCGAGGCTCACGCCGGCCGCCGACGGCGCGGTGGAGGTCGAGCTCGAGGCGCGCTTCCTCGAGCCGCTGATCGAGCAGCTCCTCTCCCTGCGCGACGCCGTCGCGGTGATCGAGCCCGAGAGCCTGCGCGCCGAGCTGCGCGCGCGGCTGGAGGCCCTGACGTGA